In Spodoptera frugiperda isolate SF20-4 chromosome 4, AGI-APGP_CSIRO_Sfru_2.0, whole genome shotgun sequence, a single window of DNA contains:
- the LOC118272882 gene encoding F-actin-uncapping protein LRRC16A isoform X5, giving the protein MTLKKIAKMSTKSHISTELSETISNVLGKNVKILYKTLIRMESRGDKVDNKVLVVTAYRIFITTAKVPTRIDNGFHLMEIEALESKKANHLSITLIHEHKPVSILIGEEGTSDGVLNVLHALVAAFDDLFPNVAMIDIISKVNLPYPVPQVSGTRKHSTCGDFSNQYAAMCDLCQTPFRAEVAWDIDTIYLAHDIRMLHLKDFDHLDQRDLIPLVMALQHNTWFNGVCGDGVRASGEAWESVCRVVRSARPPPARLSWRAAALRHDHAARLGHALTRARHPPAMHTIDFSQNHIEDKGAISILGGLANNPDGLRHIALSQCGLTGKTVMHLATMLNDNPCHLSTLSHLDLSYNNLKDDVHNLYNFLAQPNVLTYLNLTNTETTLENVSNKMWGALLRGCAARLATLSVARNPWSAARRARDPPPSFRQFFTACLALTDLDFSYCKMPPDALKSLLLGLACNESATGVQLNLSGVLSSSQAAHVLESCIHGVRCLQSLDLSDNSMEFELSGIVRAIGKNHSITHLSLSKLTGKRSYAPPLIQALVHVLQEPDTALTSLDLSDCKLKGDLYGLLNALGGARRLRSLDVGGNLAGDAGARLLAKALQCNCTLQTLYIDRNAFSLQGLTDIATALRRSVSVRRVEFPGCDAAAGGRGASERVATLWRDLHERLANNCSPTQTHTLRALALERAWAGGEAAAALAAHAAAALPPPPLPAALERAAAAAHQLLHQYLQRCGEVFAAMGGSGTSGELVTLQAVRDAMAPCTTSLQDLLNQAVESLALLACENVDHMDSEPMPSADGDIPDLLTPISHSGKLDYLNLATPLGCRRRERGCRRVRPKSVAEQQCSSNEMLSLPPLHAEAADALAELPAHTLRHLVKGRPRRAKTRAPTRPITDQSQDIDEGLEEFWRTCRTPPGSEEASLSARTPLTSRSLHSLSSLASPSPLRHSPTLQRDDTMYSVTSGESTPVLLECEVSRCKSSDNVGMKTSASTPPPSRSSDNVNTMGNGCARTPGKARPWSVAGVNPDNNAACTTGSMLRDHPLTPEGTET; this is encoded by the exons ATGACACTGAAGAAAATCGCGAAAATGTCAACAAAATCTCATATTTCTACGGAATTGAGTG AAACGATAAGCAATGTTTTgggtaaaaatgttaaaattctaTACAAAACCCTTATTCGAATGGAATCAAGAGGTGATAAAGTGGACAACAAAGTTTTG GTTGTAACAGCTTACAGAATTTTCATTACAACAGCTAAGGTTCCAACAAGG ATCGACAATGGATTTCACTTGATGGAAATAGAAGCGCTCGAGAGTAAAAAGGCCAATCATCTGTCTATAACACTGATCCATGAACACAAGCCAGTGTCTATACTTATAG GCGAAGAAGGAACATCGGATGGAGTGCTTAATGTCCTACACGCGTTAGTTGCAGCCTTTGACGACTTATTTCCAAATGTAGCCATGATTGACATTATATCCAAG GTAAATCTACCATACCCTGTGCCACAAGTGAGCGGCACTCGAAAACACTCAACCTGCGGTGATTTCTCCAATCAGTACGCAGCTATGTGCGATCTCTGCCAAACGCCCTTCAG AGCTGAAGTAGCATGGGACATTGATACAATATATCTTGCACATGACATAAGGATGTTACATCTAAAAGATTTCGATCATTTAGATCAAAG AGACCTAATCCCTTTAGTGATGGCGTTACAACATAATACATGGTTCAACGGTGTTTGTGGGGATGGGGTACGGGCGAGTGGTGAGGCTTGGGAGAGTGTATGTCGCGTGGTGAGGTCTGCCAGACCACCCCCGGCTCGCCTGTCATGGCGCGCCGCCGCGCTTAGACACGACCACGCTGCAAGACTGGGACACGCTTTGACCAGAGCCAGACACCCCCCAGCTATGCACACCATCGATTTCTCTCAAAATCATATTGAAGACAAAG gtgCTATTAGTATACTCGGTGGGCTCGCGAACAATCCGGACGGGCTGAGGCACATTGCGTTATCACAATGCGGCCTCACCGGCAAAACTGTGATGCATCTAGCGACCATGCTCAATGACAACCCATGCCACCTGTCTACGCTGTCACACCTCGACCTCTCCTACAATAACCTCAAAGATGACGTACAT aATTTATACAACTTCTTGGCACAACCGAATGTATTGACGTATTTGAACTTGACAAACACAGAAACTACGTTAGAAAACGTAAGTAATAAA ATGTGGGGTGCATTGTTACGTGGTTGCGCGGCCCGCCTGGCGACTCTGTCAGTGGCCCGCAATCCCTGGTCCGCGGCGAGACGCGCGCGCGACCCGCCGCCATCTTTCCGACAGTTCTTCACTGCCTGCCTCGCCCTCACTGACCTCGATTTTTCATACTGCAAGATGCCACCTGATGCCCTCAA GAGTCTGTTACTCGGGTTAGCGTGTAACGAGAGCGCTACTGGTGTGCAATTGAATCTGTCTGGAGTATTGTCTTCCTCGCAAGCCGCGCACGTGCTCGAGTCTTGCATACACGGCGTCAGATGTTTGCAGTCCTTGGACTTGTCCGATAACA GTATGGAATTCGAATTATCTGGTATTGTGAGGGCGATTGGGAAGAACCATTCTATCACTCACTTGTCTCTAAGTAAGCTGACCGGGAAAAGGTCTTATGCACCGCCTTTAATACAG GCTCTAGTCCACGTTCTTCAAGAACCAGATACAGCTTTGACTTCGTTGGATCTCAGTGATTGTAAACTTAAG gGTGATTTGTACGGGCTTCTGAACGCACTGGGCGGGGCCCGTCGGCTGCGGTCGTTGGATGTGGGCGGGAACCTCGCGGGCGACGCGGGCGCACGATTGCTCGCTAAAGCTCTACAGTGTAACTGCACGCTACAGACCCTGTATATAGACAGGAATGCTTTTAGCTTGCAAG GTCTGACGGACATAGCGACGGCCTTACGTCGGTCGGTGAGCGTGCGTCGCGTGGAGTTCCCGGGCTGCGACGCGGCCGCCGGGGGACGCGGCGCTAGTGAACGGGTCGCCACGCTCTGGAGAGACCTGCACGAACG GCTGGCGAACAACTGCAGCCCGACGCAGACGCACACGCTGCGCGCGCTGGCCCTGGAGCGCGCCTGGGCGGGCGgggaggcggcggcggcgctggcAGCGCACGCGGCCGCcgcgctgccgccgccgccgctgcccgCCGCGCTCGAgcgggccgccgccgccgcgcaccagcTGCTGCACCAGTACCTGCAG AGATGCGGCGAAGTGTTCGCGGCGATGGGTGGCAGTGGTACGAGTGGTGAGCTGGTGACTCTACAAGCAGTGCGGGACGCCATGGCGCCCTGTACCACTTCTCTGCAGGACCTGCTCAA TCAAGCGGTGGAGAGCCTCGCCCTCCTGGCTTGTGAGAATGTGGACCACATGGACAGTGAGCCCATGCCCAGCGCTGACGGAGACATCCCTGATCTGCTCACACCTATATCACATTCTGGG AAATTGGATTACTTGAATTTG GCCACACCACTGGGTTGTCGTCGCCGTGAGCGCGGATGTCGCCGCGTCCGCCCGAAGTCGGTGGCCGAGCAACAATGCAGCAGCAATGAGATGCTGTCGCTGCCGCCGCTGCATGCTGAGGCCGCGGACGCACTGGCTGAGCTACCCGCGCATACTCTGCGACACCTTGTTAAAG GTCGACCTAGACGAGCTAAGACTAGGGCGCCAACACGGCCCATTACAGATCAGTCACAAGATATTGATGAAG GATTGGAGGAGTTCTGGCGCACGTGTCGCACGCCGCCGGGCAGCGAGGAGGCGTCCCTGTCGGCGCGCACGCCGCTGACGTCCCGCTCGCTGCACTCGCTGTCGTCGCTCGCCTCGCCCTCGCCGCTGCGGCACTCGCCCACTCTGCAGCGCGACGATACAAT GTACAGTGTGACATCGGGTGAAAGCACACCGGTTCTATTAGAATGTG AAGTATCCCGTTGCAAGTCTTCCGACAATGTAGGCATGAAGACCTCGGCTTCCACGCCCCCGCCTTCCCGATCTTCAGACAACGTTAACACCATGG GGAACGGGTGCGCGCGTACACCCGGCAAGGCGCGGCCCTGGTCCGTGGCGGGAGTCAACCCTGACAATAACGCCGCTTGTACTACCG GTTCAATGTTACGAGATCATCCTTTAACTCCAG AGGGTACTGAGACCTAA
- the LOC118272882 gene encoding F-actin-uncapping protein LRRC16A isoform X7, which translates to MTLKKIAKMSTKSHISTELSETISNVLGKNVKILYKTLIRMESRGDKVDNKVLVVTAYRIFITTAKVPTRIDNGFHLMEIEALESKKANHLSITLIHEHKPVSILIGEEGTSDGVLNVLHALVAAFDDLFPNVAMIDIISKVNLPYPVPQVSGTRKHSTCGDFSNQYAAMCDLCQTPFRAEVAWDIDTIYLAHDIRMLHLKDFDHLDQRDLIPLVMALQHNTWFNGVCGDGVRASGEAWESVCRVVRSARPPPARLSWRAAALRHDHAARLGHALTRARHPPAMHTIDFSQNHIEDKGAISILGGLANNPDGLRHIALSQCGLTGKTVMHLATMLNDNPCHLSTLSHLDLSYNNLKDDVHNLYNFLAQPNVLTYLNLTNTETTLENVSNKMWGALLRGCAARLATLSVARNPWSAARRARDPPPSFRQFFTACLALTDLDFSYCKMPPDALKSLLLGLACNESATGVQLNLSGVLSSSQAAHVLESCIHGVRCLQSLDLSDNSMEFELSGIVRAIGKNHSITHLSLSKLTGKRSYAPPLIQALVHVLQEPDTALTSLDLSDCKLKGDLYGLLNALGGARRLRSLDVGGNLAGDAGARLLAKALQCNCTLQTLYIDRNAFSLQGLTDIATALRRSVSVRRVEFPGCDAAAGGRGASERVATLWRDLHERLANNCSPTQTHTLRALALERAWAGGEAAAALAAHAAAALPPPPLPAALERAAAAAHQLLHQYLQRCGEVFAAMGGSGTSGELVTLQAVRDAMAPCTTSLQDLLNQAVESLALLACENVDHMDSEPMPSADGDIPDLLTPISHSGKLDYLNLATPLGCRRRERGCRRVRPKSVAEQQCSSNEMLSLPPLHAEAADALAELPAHTLRHLVKGRPRRAKTRAPTRPITDQSQDIDEGLEEFWRTCRTPPGSEEASLSARTPLTSRSLHSLSSLASPSPLRHSPTLQRDDTMYSVTSGESTPVLLECEVSRCKSSDNVGMKTSASTPPPSRSSDNVNTMEGVEACVGGSIVGITPGAALTSSMLRDHPLTPEGTET; encoded by the exons ATGACACTGAAGAAAATCGCGAAAATGTCAACAAAATCTCATATTTCTACGGAATTGAGTG AAACGATAAGCAATGTTTTgggtaaaaatgttaaaattctaTACAAAACCCTTATTCGAATGGAATCAAGAGGTGATAAAGTGGACAACAAAGTTTTG GTTGTAACAGCTTACAGAATTTTCATTACAACAGCTAAGGTTCCAACAAGG ATCGACAATGGATTTCACTTGATGGAAATAGAAGCGCTCGAGAGTAAAAAGGCCAATCATCTGTCTATAACACTGATCCATGAACACAAGCCAGTGTCTATACTTATAG GCGAAGAAGGAACATCGGATGGAGTGCTTAATGTCCTACACGCGTTAGTTGCAGCCTTTGACGACTTATTTCCAAATGTAGCCATGATTGACATTATATCCAAG GTAAATCTACCATACCCTGTGCCACAAGTGAGCGGCACTCGAAAACACTCAACCTGCGGTGATTTCTCCAATCAGTACGCAGCTATGTGCGATCTCTGCCAAACGCCCTTCAG AGCTGAAGTAGCATGGGACATTGATACAATATATCTTGCACATGACATAAGGATGTTACATCTAAAAGATTTCGATCATTTAGATCAAAG AGACCTAATCCCTTTAGTGATGGCGTTACAACATAATACATGGTTCAACGGTGTTTGTGGGGATGGGGTACGGGCGAGTGGTGAGGCTTGGGAGAGTGTATGTCGCGTGGTGAGGTCTGCCAGACCACCCCCGGCTCGCCTGTCATGGCGCGCCGCCGCGCTTAGACACGACCACGCTGCAAGACTGGGACACGCTTTGACCAGAGCCAGACACCCCCCAGCTATGCACACCATCGATTTCTCTCAAAATCATATTGAAGACAAAG gtgCTATTAGTATACTCGGTGGGCTCGCGAACAATCCGGACGGGCTGAGGCACATTGCGTTATCACAATGCGGCCTCACCGGCAAAACTGTGATGCATCTAGCGACCATGCTCAATGACAACCCATGCCACCTGTCTACGCTGTCACACCTCGACCTCTCCTACAATAACCTCAAAGATGACGTACAT aATTTATACAACTTCTTGGCACAACCGAATGTATTGACGTATTTGAACTTGACAAACACAGAAACTACGTTAGAAAACGTAAGTAATAAA ATGTGGGGTGCATTGTTACGTGGTTGCGCGGCCCGCCTGGCGACTCTGTCAGTGGCCCGCAATCCCTGGTCCGCGGCGAGACGCGCGCGCGACCCGCCGCCATCTTTCCGACAGTTCTTCACTGCCTGCCTCGCCCTCACTGACCTCGATTTTTCATACTGCAAGATGCCACCTGATGCCCTCAA GAGTCTGTTACTCGGGTTAGCGTGTAACGAGAGCGCTACTGGTGTGCAATTGAATCTGTCTGGAGTATTGTCTTCCTCGCAAGCCGCGCACGTGCTCGAGTCTTGCATACACGGCGTCAGATGTTTGCAGTCCTTGGACTTGTCCGATAACA GTATGGAATTCGAATTATCTGGTATTGTGAGGGCGATTGGGAAGAACCATTCTATCACTCACTTGTCTCTAAGTAAGCTGACCGGGAAAAGGTCTTATGCACCGCCTTTAATACAG GCTCTAGTCCACGTTCTTCAAGAACCAGATACAGCTTTGACTTCGTTGGATCTCAGTGATTGTAAACTTAAG gGTGATTTGTACGGGCTTCTGAACGCACTGGGCGGGGCCCGTCGGCTGCGGTCGTTGGATGTGGGCGGGAACCTCGCGGGCGACGCGGGCGCACGATTGCTCGCTAAAGCTCTACAGTGTAACTGCACGCTACAGACCCTGTATATAGACAGGAATGCTTTTAGCTTGCAAG GTCTGACGGACATAGCGACGGCCTTACGTCGGTCGGTGAGCGTGCGTCGCGTGGAGTTCCCGGGCTGCGACGCGGCCGCCGGGGGACGCGGCGCTAGTGAACGGGTCGCCACGCTCTGGAGAGACCTGCACGAACG GCTGGCGAACAACTGCAGCCCGACGCAGACGCACACGCTGCGCGCGCTGGCCCTGGAGCGCGCCTGGGCGGGCGgggaggcggcggcggcgctggcAGCGCACGCGGCCGCcgcgctgccgccgccgccgctgcccgCCGCGCTCGAgcgggccgccgccgccgcgcaccagcTGCTGCACCAGTACCTGCAG AGATGCGGCGAAGTGTTCGCGGCGATGGGTGGCAGTGGTACGAGTGGTGAGCTGGTGACTCTACAAGCAGTGCGGGACGCCATGGCGCCCTGTACCACTTCTCTGCAGGACCTGCTCAA TCAAGCGGTGGAGAGCCTCGCCCTCCTGGCTTGTGAGAATGTGGACCACATGGACAGTGAGCCCATGCCCAGCGCTGACGGAGACATCCCTGATCTGCTCACACCTATATCACATTCTGGG AAATTGGATTACTTGAATTTG GCCACACCACTGGGTTGTCGTCGCCGTGAGCGCGGATGTCGCCGCGTCCGCCCGAAGTCGGTGGCCGAGCAACAATGCAGCAGCAATGAGATGCTGTCGCTGCCGCCGCTGCATGCTGAGGCCGCGGACGCACTGGCTGAGCTACCCGCGCATACTCTGCGACACCTTGTTAAAG GTCGACCTAGACGAGCTAAGACTAGGGCGCCAACACGGCCCATTACAGATCAGTCACAAGATATTGATGAAG GATTGGAGGAGTTCTGGCGCACGTGTCGCACGCCGCCGGGCAGCGAGGAGGCGTCCCTGTCGGCGCGCACGCCGCTGACGTCCCGCTCGCTGCACTCGCTGTCGTCGCTCGCCTCGCCCTCGCCGCTGCGGCACTCGCCCACTCTGCAGCGCGACGATACAAT GTACAGTGTGACATCGGGTGAAAGCACACCGGTTCTATTAGAATGTG AAGTATCCCGTTGCAAGTCTTCCGACAATGTAGGCATGAAGACCTCGGCTTCCACGCCCCCGCCTTCCCGATCTTCAGACAACGTTAACACCATGG AAGGCGTGGAGGCGTGCGTGGGCGGCAGCATCGTGGGCATCACGCCGGGCGCCGCATTAACCA GTTCAATGTTACGAGATCATCCTTTAACTCCAG AGGGTACTGAGACCTAA
- the LOC118272882 gene encoding F-actin-uncapping protein LRRC16A isoform X4, with the protein MTLKKIAKMSTKSHISTELSETISNVLGKNVKILYKTLIRMESRGDKVDNKVLVVTAYRIFITTAKVPTRIDNGFHLMEIEALESKKANHLSITLIHEHKPVSILIGEEGTSDGVLNVLHALVAAFDDLFPNVAMIDIISKVNLPYPVPQVSGTRKHSTCGDFSNQYAAMCDLCQTPFRAEVAWDIDTIYLAHDIRMLHLKDFDHLDQRDLIPLVMALQHNTWFNGVCGDGVRASGEAWESVCRVVRSARPPPARLSWRAAALRHDHAARLGHALTRARHPPAMHTIDFSQNHIEDKGAISILGGLANNPDGLRHIALSQCGLTGKTVMHLATMLNDNPCHLSTLSHLDLSYNNLKDDVHNLYNFLAQPNVLTYLNLTNTETTLENMWGALLRGCAARLATLSVARNPWSAARRARDPPPSFRQFFTACLALTDLDFSYCKMPPDALKSLLLGLACNESATGVQLNLSGVLSSSQAAHVLESCIHGVRCLQSLDLSDNSMEFELSGIVRAIGKNHSITHLSLSKLTGKRSYAPPLIQALVHVLQEPDTALTSLDLSDCKLKGDLYGLLNALGGARRLRSLDVGGNLAGDAGARLLAKALQCNCTLQTLYIDRNAFSLQGLTDIATALRRSVSVRRVEFPGCDAAAGGRGASERVATLWRDLHERLANNCSPTQTHTLRALALERAWAGGEAAAALAAHAAAALPPPPLPAALERAAAAAHQLLHQYLQRCGEVFAAMGGSGTSGELVTLQAVRDAMAPCTTSLQDLLNQAVESLALLACENVDHMDSEPMPSADGDIPDLLTPISHSGATPLGCRRRERGCRRVRPKSVAEQQCSSNEMLSLPPLHAEAADALAELPAHTLRHLVKGRPRRAKTRAPTRPITDQSQDIDEGLEEFWRTCRTPPGSEEASLSARTPLTSRSLHSLSSLASPSPLRHSPTLQRDDTMYSVTSGESTPVLLECEVSRCKSSDNVGMKTSASTPPPSRSSDNVNTMGNGCARTPGKARPWSVAGVNPDNNAACTTEGVEACVGGSIVGITPGAALTSSMLRDHPLTPEGTET; encoded by the exons ATGACACTGAAGAAAATCGCGAAAATGTCAACAAAATCTCATATTTCTACGGAATTGAGTG AAACGATAAGCAATGTTTTgggtaaaaatgttaaaattctaTACAAAACCCTTATTCGAATGGAATCAAGAGGTGATAAAGTGGACAACAAAGTTTTG GTTGTAACAGCTTACAGAATTTTCATTACAACAGCTAAGGTTCCAACAAGG ATCGACAATGGATTTCACTTGATGGAAATAGAAGCGCTCGAGAGTAAAAAGGCCAATCATCTGTCTATAACACTGATCCATGAACACAAGCCAGTGTCTATACTTATAG GCGAAGAAGGAACATCGGATGGAGTGCTTAATGTCCTACACGCGTTAGTTGCAGCCTTTGACGACTTATTTCCAAATGTAGCCATGATTGACATTATATCCAAG GTAAATCTACCATACCCTGTGCCACAAGTGAGCGGCACTCGAAAACACTCAACCTGCGGTGATTTCTCCAATCAGTACGCAGCTATGTGCGATCTCTGCCAAACGCCCTTCAG AGCTGAAGTAGCATGGGACATTGATACAATATATCTTGCACATGACATAAGGATGTTACATCTAAAAGATTTCGATCATTTAGATCAAAG AGACCTAATCCCTTTAGTGATGGCGTTACAACATAATACATGGTTCAACGGTGTTTGTGGGGATGGGGTACGGGCGAGTGGTGAGGCTTGGGAGAGTGTATGTCGCGTGGTGAGGTCTGCCAGACCACCCCCGGCTCGCCTGTCATGGCGCGCCGCCGCGCTTAGACACGACCACGCTGCAAGACTGGGACACGCTTTGACCAGAGCCAGACACCCCCCAGCTATGCACACCATCGATTTCTCTCAAAATCATATTGAAGACAAAG gtgCTATTAGTATACTCGGTGGGCTCGCGAACAATCCGGACGGGCTGAGGCACATTGCGTTATCACAATGCGGCCTCACCGGCAAAACTGTGATGCATCTAGCGACCATGCTCAATGACAACCCATGCCACCTGTCTACGCTGTCACACCTCGACCTCTCCTACAATAACCTCAAAGATGACGTACAT aATTTATACAACTTCTTGGCACAACCGAATGTATTGACGTATTTGAACTTGACAAACACAGAAACTACGTTAGAAAAC ATGTGGGGTGCATTGTTACGTGGTTGCGCGGCCCGCCTGGCGACTCTGTCAGTGGCCCGCAATCCCTGGTCCGCGGCGAGACGCGCGCGCGACCCGCCGCCATCTTTCCGACAGTTCTTCACTGCCTGCCTCGCCCTCACTGACCTCGATTTTTCATACTGCAAGATGCCACCTGATGCCCTCAA GAGTCTGTTACTCGGGTTAGCGTGTAACGAGAGCGCTACTGGTGTGCAATTGAATCTGTCTGGAGTATTGTCTTCCTCGCAAGCCGCGCACGTGCTCGAGTCTTGCATACACGGCGTCAGATGTTTGCAGTCCTTGGACTTGTCCGATAACA GTATGGAATTCGAATTATCTGGTATTGTGAGGGCGATTGGGAAGAACCATTCTATCACTCACTTGTCTCTAAGTAAGCTGACCGGGAAAAGGTCTTATGCACCGCCTTTAATACAG GCTCTAGTCCACGTTCTTCAAGAACCAGATACAGCTTTGACTTCGTTGGATCTCAGTGATTGTAAACTTAAG gGTGATTTGTACGGGCTTCTGAACGCACTGGGCGGGGCCCGTCGGCTGCGGTCGTTGGATGTGGGCGGGAACCTCGCGGGCGACGCGGGCGCACGATTGCTCGCTAAAGCTCTACAGTGTAACTGCACGCTACAGACCCTGTATATAGACAGGAATGCTTTTAGCTTGCAAG GTCTGACGGACATAGCGACGGCCTTACGTCGGTCGGTGAGCGTGCGTCGCGTGGAGTTCCCGGGCTGCGACGCGGCCGCCGGGGGACGCGGCGCTAGTGAACGGGTCGCCACGCTCTGGAGAGACCTGCACGAACG GCTGGCGAACAACTGCAGCCCGACGCAGACGCACACGCTGCGCGCGCTGGCCCTGGAGCGCGCCTGGGCGGGCGgggaggcggcggcggcgctggcAGCGCACGCGGCCGCcgcgctgccgccgccgccgctgcccgCCGCGCTCGAgcgggccgccgccgccgcgcaccagcTGCTGCACCAGTACCTGCAG AGATGCGGCGAAGTGTTCGCGGCGATGGGTGGCAGTGGTACGAGTGGTGAGCTGGTGACTCTACAAGCAGTGCGGGACGCCATGGCGCCCTGTACCACTTCTCTGCAGGACCTGCTCAA TCAAGCGGTGGAGAGCCTCGCCCTCCTGGCTTGTGAGAATGTGGACCACATGGACAGTGAGCCCATGCCCAGCGCTGACGGAGACATCCCTGATCTGCTCACACCTATATCACATTCTGGG GCCACACCACTGGGTTGTCGTCGCCGTGAGCGCGGATGTCGCCGCGTCCGCCCGAAGTCGGTGGCCGAGCAACAATGCAGCAGCAATGAGATGCTGTCGCTGCCGCCGCTGCATGCTGAGGCCGCGGACGCACTGGCTGAGCTACCCGCGCATACTCTGCGACACCTTGTTAAAG GTCGACCTAGACGAGCTAAGACTAGGGCGCCAACACGGCCCATTACAGATCAGTCACAAGATATTGATGAAG GATTGGAGGAGTTCTGGCGCACGTGTCGCACGCCGCCGGGCAGCGAGGAGGCGTCCCTGTCGGCGCGCACGCCGCTGACGTCCCGCTCGCTGCACTCGCTGTCGTCGCTCGCCTCGCCCTCGCCGCTGCGGCACTCGCCCACTCTGCAGCGCGACGATACAAT GTACAGTGTGACATCGGGTGAAAGCACACCGGTTCTATTAGAATGTG AAGTATCCCGTTGCAAGTCTTCCGACAATGTAGGCATGAAGACCTCGGCTTCCACGCCCCCGCCTTCCCGATCTTCAGACAACGTTAACACCATGG GGAACGGGTGCGCGCGTACACCCGGCAAGGCGCGGCCCTGGTCCGTGGCGGGAGTCAACCCTGACAATAACGCCGCTTGTACTACCG AAGGCGTGGAGGCGTGCGTGGGCGGCAGCATCGTGGGCATCACGCCGGGCGCCGCATTAACCA GTTCAATGTTACGAGATCATCCTTTAACTCCAG AGGGTACTGAGACCTAA